A window from Festucalex cinctus isolate MCC-2025b chromosome 4, RoL_Fcin_1.0, whole genome shotgun sequence encodes these proteins:
- the ano5b gene encoding anoctamin-5b isoform X5, with product MHPQPDYFTYPFDKGKTDFFLINDKDTFFPPSTRNRIVFYILARCPYYKNGRQDKDKTGIKRLLSNGTYTAAFPLHDCRYWKRARNAECESERFNLYTHWARFLCFYKEQPLNLIRKYYGEKIGIYFAWLGFYTEMLFFAAVMGFICFTYGVLSYDDNISSKEICDPNIGGRIVMCPLCDKKCSFWKLNSTCLSSWQSHLFDNEGTVFFAIFMGIWVTLFLEFWKRRQARLEYEWDLVDFEEEQQQLQIRPEFEIRCTNRRLNKITQEMEPYLPVTSKCARFCLSGATVIFWISLILACIIGVIAYRLAVYAAFASIIKDPMRKIQVVGRFITPQLATSATASCINFVIIMILNFFYERVAVWITDMEIPKTHLEYENRLTMKMFLFQFVNYYSSCFYVAFFKGKFVGFPGEYSYMFGKWSKLRNEECDPGGCLIELTTQLVIVMAGKQLWGNIQEALLPLMRNWWSSRKGRQHPENHYSRWEQDNVLQNFSQLGLFYEYLEMVVQFGFITLFVASFPLAPLLALFNNILEIRVDAWKFTTQFRRPVASKARNIGAWQEILNAVAILSVVTNAFIMAFTSDMIPRMVFLYAYGKGASMRGYVNNSLSVYDISQIPLRNMPEEQDNWLDNSTSTCRYRDYRYPPGHYKEYTHTMQFWHILAAKMAFIIIMEHVVFVVKFFVAWMIPDVPSDVKARFKRERYLIQEYLHNYEVERLKLQLSASFLTEPLSEVSSVPDKHDVLSECL from the exons ATGCACCCTCAACCCGATTATTTTACTTACCCCTTTGACAAAGGCAAGACTGACTTCTTCCTCATTAATGACAAGGATACTTTCTTCCCACCATCCACAAGAAACAGAATT gtgTTCTACATCTTAGCTCGATGtccttattacaaaaacggacgACAAGACAAAGACAAGACAGGAATCAAGCGATTACTCAGCAATGGGACATACACAGCAGCATTCCCGCTTCATGAT TGCCGTTACTGGAAGAGAGCAAGAAATGCTGAATGTGAAAGTGAGCGCTTCAATTTGTACACGCACTGGGCCAGGTTTCTCTGCTTTTACAAAGAGCAGCCACTTAACCTCATCAG GAAATACTACGGGGAAAAGATCGGGATTTACTTTGCGTGGCTGGGGTTCTACACGGAGATGTTATTCTTTGCCGCTGTCATGGGCTTTATATGTTTCACCTATGGAGTGCTTAGCTACGATGACAACATATCAAG caaaGAAATTTGTGATCCTAATATTGGGGGCAGAATTGTGATGTGTCCGTTGTGTGACAAAAAGTGCTCTTTCTGGAAACTCAATTCTACGTGTCTCTCCTCCTGG CAATCCCACCTGTTTGACAATGAGGGAACGGTGTTCTTTGCCATTTTCATGGGGATTTGGG TAACTCTCTTTTTGGAGTTCTGGAAGCGGCGTCAAGCCCGACTGGAGTATGAGTGGGACTTGGTGGACTTTGAAGAGGAACAGCAACAGCTTCAAATTCGGCCTGAGTTTGAAATTCGATGCACAAATCGAAGACTCAACAAGATCACTCAG GAAATGGAACCATATCTTCCTGTCACCAGCAAGTGTGCTCGCTTCTGCCTGTCCGGGGCCACTGTCATCTTCTGG ATTTCTCTCATCCTGGCCTGTATTATTGGGGTCATAGCGTACAGGCTGGCTGTGTATGCTGCCTTTGCAAGTATCATTAAAGACCCCATGAGGAAGATCCAGGTGGTGGGCAGGTTCATCACACCACAGCTGGCCACCTCTGCTACCGCCTCTTGCATCAATTTTGTCATCATTATGATACTCAATTTCTTCTATGAGAGGGTGGCTGTCTGGATTACTGATATGG AGATCCCCAAGACCCATCTTGAATACGAGAACAGACTCACCATGAAGATGTTTCTTTTCCAGTTTGTCAACTATTACTCGTCCTGCTTCTATGTGGCGTTCTTTAAGGGCAAATTTGTGGGGTTTCCTGGTGAATACTCATACATGTTCGGGAAGTGGAGCAAATTGAGGAATGAAGAG TGCGACCCTGGAGGCTGTCTCATAGAGCTGACCACACAGTTGGTGATCGTCATGGCTGGAAAACAACTGTGGGGGAACATCCAGGAAGCCCTGCTTCC GTTGATGCGTAACTGGTGGAGTAGCAGAAAGGGGAGGCAACATCCGGAGAACCATTATAGCCGCTGGGAGCAGGACAACGTCCTACAGAATTTCAGCCAGCTGGGGTTGTTTTACGAATATCTAGAGATGG TGGTCCAGTTTGGGTTCATCACTCTGTTTGTTGCATCGTTTCCTTTGGCCCCCCTTCTGGCTCTTTTCAACAACATTCTGGAAATTCGAGTGGACGCCTGGAAGTTCACCACTCAGTTCAGACGACCTGTAGCATCCAAGGCCAGAAACATTGGAGCTTGGCAGGAGATTCTCAACGCGGTTGCTATTTTGTCTGTTGTTACTAAT GCATTCATCATGGCATTCACCTCAGACATGATTCCCCGTATGGTCTTCCTGTATGCGTACGGTAAAGGAGCCTCCATGAGGGGTTACGTGAACAACAGCTTGTCAGTATATGACATCTCACAGATCCCCTTACGCAACATGCCAGAAGAACAGGACAACTGGCTTGATAATTCAACATCCACCTGCAG aTACCGAGATTACCGCTACCCTCCAGGTCACTACAAGGAGTACACTCACACCATGCAGTTCTGGCACATCCTGGCAGCCAAAATggccttcatcatcatcatggaa CACGTGGTCTTCGTGGTGAAGTTCTTCGTGGCGTGGATGATTCCGGACGTGCCCTCGGATGTGAAGGCGCGCTTCAAACGGGAACGCTACCTGATTCAAGAGTACCTGCATAACTATGAGGTGGAGAGACTGAAACTCCAGCTGAGTGCCAGCTTCCTCACCGAGCCCCTCTCGGAGGTGTCGTCGGTGCCGGACAAGCACGACGTGCTGTCCGAGTGCCTCTAG